The following DNA comes from Brassica oleracea var. oleracea cultivar TO1000 chromosome C5, BOL, whole genome shotgun sequence.
AAGTTAAGAGATTATGTTTACTATTGTTCAGACTTGAGTTTTTATGTCAAGAGTTTTATATTTCAGATTTGAGTGTTTCAGTTTTTGAATGTTTTGAGTCAAGACTTTGAGTTTTTATTTTGTTATTTTAAGACTTTGAATTTTGAGTTTAATGTTTATTATTGTTATTTTATAATGTTATAAACCATGAAAAATTAAATTTGATATTTATTTTTATTTATGTCTATTTTATTTGTAATTAAACATAATTTTTTACAAGTTAAAACATGAAAATTGAATTTTAGATATAGTTTTATACATGTTTAGACTAAAAGAGAAGACAAAGAGCTTTTGGTCATTTGACATAAAACTCATCCAGATACAAAATACAGAAATGTAAAACGAACATAACTACAGTCAGATACAATTTCCAGACGCATGATCCAAAATTTTCAGAAATGCGAACGAACAACATCTGATTGCTGCATCCAATTACTGCGCGCAGATGCCGCGTCTGGAATTCTCATCCAGTTTACGAAACGAACAGGGCCTAATACGTTTGTTGACTTGACATCTCTATGATAGATTGGAGAACTCGCAGCAGAGTGCAGATAGGAAAGATCTCCTGCAATATCTACAGCAATGCGCAGACGCACGCCCCATATCATTGTGTAATCATCAGATTCTTCACGGATGTGCTGGAAAAGGTTACCATTGGGGATAAACTCATAAACTAGAACAGGAACTTCCGTCTCTAGACAACATCCCTAGAGCTTGACGACATGTCTATGGTTGACCTGTGAGAGAATGACGACTTTGTTGATGAACTCCTCTAGTTTGTCTTCATCTACAGCTTTAGATTTCTTGACAGAAACAGTTTTACCATCGACAAGCATTCCCTTGTAAACAGTGCCTTCACCACCCTGTCCAAGTATCCTGTTCTCGCTGAAGATTTCTGTGGCTTTTTCAAGCTCACTTGAGGTGAATACTCTCGTCTTCTCTAAGATGCCTTTATTTGTATCAAGTTGTTGTTGCAACAATAGTCCCCCGTTACGTTTGAAGAATTTCTTTTTTCTTTGAGTGATCCTTCTCTTCTTAATAAACTTTCTAAGCATCAAGATACCAGCTACTAGGACTAAGATGCCAAAACCTGAATCCTGAAAATAGTGCAAAATAACGTATATTGGTGATCATCAAATGTTAATTTGCGAGAGAACCATTTAGTGAAGATACATTTTGTGACTTACCTATCATTATTGCTCTAGTTTTATCTCCCACGCAATTAAAATCTCCAGGCACATTTATGCAAGTTTCGCTAGCTCTACGGTTCCGGCTGCTTACCCTTCCATCCGGATGATTGGGTTCTAGGCACTCATTAACATCTGGATAATGGATATGAAAGATCATTATTTGTAATCAGCTGACGATGTTCTATATATGTTATTACATTGGAGCCATCAAACGTTAAAGATTTTGTAATCCTCGACAGATGTTTGCACAAGAAAAGAGAGAGAAATTTTGAAACAATTTTACTGACCTTTGCATACGTTAAAGAGGTAGG
Coding sequences within:
- the LOC106344461 gene encoding putative wall-associated receptor kinase-like 11, with the protein product MQIVDATEVTKATPTSLTYAKDSGFGILVLVAGILMLRKFIKKRRITQRKKKFFKRNGGLLLQQQLDTNKGILEKTRVFTSSELEKATEIFSENRILGQGGEGTVYKGMLVDGKTVSVKKSKAVDEDKLEEFINKVVILSQHIREESDDYTMIWGVRLRIAVDIAGDLSYLHSAASSPIYHRDVKSTNVLGPVRFVNWMRIPDAASARSNWMQQSDVVRSHF